From Bradyrhizobium sp. AZCC 1610:
AGCCGATGCGCAGCTCGGACAGATCGCCGCGGCCGATCTTGGAGATGATCTCGGAGAGGTCATCCATCTTCTCGTAAACGCCGTTGATCTGCTCGAAGATGTTGCGCGCTTCCGCCGTCGGGAAATAGCGTCCGTTCTGACGCTGGAAGAAGCGGACGCCCAGGGACTTCTCGGTATACTTCACCAGCCGGCTGATGCCGGGCGCCGACACATTCAGGAGCCGCGCCGCGCCGCCGATCGTGCCGGTCACCATCACGGCGCGGATCACCTCGACCTGGCGAAGCGTCATCATGTGCGAGGCCTTGCCTGTCGCTTGGCTGCGGCTGCGATGTGAATACAGCTACACGTCGAAGAACACCGTCTCTTTGTCGCCCTGCAGATGGATGTCGAAGCGATAGACCGCGTTGCCGCTGCCCGGCTGGCGCGCCGCGATCAGCGTGGCGCGGCGATCGGCCGGCACCAGCGCCAGCACGGGATCTGACGCATTGGCGGCCTCGCCGTCGAAATAGATCCGCGAATAGTTGTGCAGCAGCATGCCGCGCGCGAACACGGCGAGCACGATATGCGGCGCCTGCGGCTTGCCGTCGGGATCCGCGACCTGCCCCGGCTTGATGGTGTCGAAGGCATAACCGCCCTTCGCATTGGTGCCGATGCGGCCGAACCCCTTGAACGTTGAATTCGTCAGCGCCCGCTTGTCCTGCGGATCGGAGAAGCGGCCCTGCGCGTCCGCCTGCCAGATCTCCAGCATGCAATCCGGCACAACCGCGCCGTCACCGTCGAACACCTGTCCTTCGATGCGAATGCGCTCGCCCGAAGTGTCCGGCGTCACCAAATTGTTGTTGAACGCGTCGTTCCAGTCGTATTTGCCGTTCGGCGTCAGGCCATAAGCGAAATACGGACCGACGGTCTGCGACGGGGTGATGCCGTCTGGCTTGGTCTGTTGCACTTAACTGTTCTCCATCGGCGTGGCGTTGCGCCCGCGCAGCACAATGTTGAAACGGTAGCACAGCGCCCAATCCGGCCTGGTGTTCTCCAGATCGAACGAGGAAATCATCCGGTTGCGCGCCTTCTCGTCGGTGACCGAATTGAAGATCGGATCGAACGGAAACAGCGGATCGCCGGGGAAATACATCTGCGTCACCAGCCGCGAGACGAACGAGTGGCCGAACACCGAGAAGTGGATGTGGGCGGGACGCCAGGCGTTGTGGTGATTACCCCAGGGGTAGGCGCCGGGCTTGATGGTGACGAAGCGATAGTAACCCTGCGCGTCCGACTGGGTGCGGCCGGCGCCGGTAAAATTCGGATCGAGCGGGGCGGGATGCTGATCGACGACATGGACATAGCGGCCGCAGGAATTAGCCTGCCACAGTTCGACCAGCGCGTTCGAAACGCCGCGGCCGTCCTCGTCGAGCACATGGCCGTGCACGATGATGCGTTCGCCGATCGGTTCGCCCTTGCCTTGAACGGTGAGATCGTGATCGTGCTCGCGCACCGTCTCGTGGCCGTAGACCGGCCCGGTCAATTCCGACAGCGTGTGCCGCATCGGAATCAGCGGCTTCGAGGGCGAGCGCTTGACCGTGCTCTTGTAGGCGGGGGACAGCCGCGGCGGATGCGCCGCAAGACTTTGCACTGGATAGACCAATGTCATGACGAATTCCTCCCTCGCATCGCGCTCGCAGCGCAAAATTGCTTTGCAATTTTGTCGCTGAGCCGCGCCGCCAGATCATTATATGACATAACTAATCCGGGAAAGGGCTGTTTTTCACCCTCTCAAATAGTTGTTTTAATTTATCTTTTCGATCGCGACCGCGACGCCCTGGCCGACGCCGACGCACATGGTTGCCAAAGCAAGCTTCCCGCCCCGCTTCTCCATGCCGTGCACCGCCGTCAACGCCAGCCGCGCGCCGCTCATGCCGAGCGGATGGCCGAGCGCGATCGCGCCGCCATGCGGATTGACGAAGTCGGCGTCGTCCTTGACGCCCAGTTGCCGCAAACAGGCTATGCCCTGCGAGGCGAAGGCTTCATTGAGCTCGATCAAATCGAAGTCAGAGATCTTGATGCCGAGCCGCTCCATCAGCTTCTTCGTCGCCGGCACCGGGCCGATGCCCATGATGCGCGGCGGCACGGCGGCCGAGGCTAACCCCAGGATGCGCGCCCGCGGCGTCAGCCCGTGCTTCTTCACAGCTAGCTCGGAGGCGAGGATCATCGCCGCCGCACCGTCATTGACGCCGGATGCATTGCCCGCCGTCACCGTGCCGGGATTGCGCACGATCGGCTTCAGTTTGGTGAGGCCCTCCAGCGTGGTCTCGGGGCGCGGATGCTCGTCCTTGTCGACGATGACAGGCCCGGCCTTGCCGCCCGGCACCGACACCGGCGTGATTTCTTCGGCGAAATAGCCGGAAGCGATTGCAGCGCCCGCCCGCTGCTGCGAACGG
This genomic window contains:
- the pcaG gene encoding protocatechuate 3,4-dioxygenase subunit alpha, with protein sequence MQQTKPDGITPSQTVGPYFAYGLTPNGKYDWNDAFNNNLVTPDTSGERIRIEGQVFDGDGAVVPDCMLEIWQADAQGRFSDPQDKRALTNSTFKGFGRIGTNAKGGYAFDTIKPGQVADPDGKPQAPHIVLAVFARGMLLHNYSRIYFDGEAANASDPVLALVPADRRATLIAARQPGSGNAVYRFDIHLQGDKETVFFDV
- the pcaH gene encoding protocatechuate 3,4-dioxygenase subunit beta, which gives rise to MTLVYPVQSLAAHPPRLSPAYKSTVKRSPSKPLIPMRHTLSELTGPVYGHETVREHDHDLTVQGKGEPIGERIIVHGHVLDEDGRGVSNALVELWQANSCGRYVHVVDQHPAPLDPNFTGAGRTQSDAQGYYRFVTIKPGAYPWGNHHNAWRPAHIHFSVFGHSFVSRLVTQMYFPGDPLFPFDPIFNSVTDEKARNRMISSFDLENTRPDWALCYRFNIVLRGRNATPMENS
- the pcaF gene encoding 3-oxoadipyl-CoA thiolase, giving the protein MRDVFICDAVRTPIGRFGGSLAKVRADDLAATPIKALMAKHPNLDWSQVDEVFFGCANQAGEDNRNVARMALLLAGIPESVPGQTLNRLCASGLDAVGAAGRAIRSGEIDFAIAGGVESMTRAPFVMGKAPEAFARSAEIYDTTIGWRFINPLMKAQYGVDAMPETGENVAEEFQVSRADQDAMAIRSQQRAGAAIASGYFAEEITPVSVPGGKAGPVIVDKDEHPRPETTLEGLTKLKPIVRNPGTVTAGNASGVNDGAAAMILASELAVKKHGLTPRARILGLASAAVPPRIMGIGPVPATKKLMERLGIKISDFDLIELNEAFASQGIACLRQLGVKDDADFVNPHGGAIALGHPLGMSGARLALTAVHGMEKRGGKLALATMCVGVGQGVAVAIEKIN